From the genome of Papaver somniferum cultivar HN1 chromosome 2, ASM357369v1, whole genome shotgun sequence, one region includes:
- the LOC113352559 gene encoding leucine-rich repeat extensin-like protein 5 — translation MVGLRSGATTNPNPKGSKPNTNVEISDGTTNTTPLARSNGSADVTPPSITPSVTVTTPVSTPTTPVVTPVTRGTGTGSTNNPPVNTPATRSPGTSSVNNPLVITHVNIKSTDAANNPLFGRNPEEVRNNLLP, via the coding sequence ATGGTCGGTCTCAGATCTGGTGCAACTACCAACCCCAATCCTAAAGGTTCGAAACCCAATACCAATGTTGAAATTTCCGATGGTACAACTAATACCACTCCCCTTGCACGTTCCAATGGTTCTGCTGATGTCACTCCTCCTAGCATCACACCTAGTGTCACGGTGACCACTCCTGTCAGTACTCCCACTACTCCAGTAGTCACTCCTGTTACCAGGGGCACTGGTACTGGTAGTACCAATAATCCTCCGGTCAACACTCCTGCTACTAGGAGCCCTGGTACTAGTAGTGTCAATAACCCTCTAGTCATCACTCATGTCAACATCAAAAGCACTGACGCTgccaacaatccactcttcggtcgaAATCCCGAAGAAGTCAGGAACAACCTCTtgccatag